A genomic stretch from Aedes albopictus strain Foshan chromosome 2, AalbF5, whole genome shotgun sequence includes:
- the LOC109419549 gene encoding CD109 antigen-like, translating into MWYYEKMGSLLTATLNLIVLLSSTAYSNEAGYYVMLVPTVIYEHSSVSIGISTVGYEKDEQFQVKLQKAVYDGYVHDVETAEISQSSATNQVQMTVPALENIPYQFTIHGPGKTVERIEVDISKHPVIILIQTDKRLYKPGDTVKFRVLVVDHLTRPIKNFEKLDVLLKNSNNNLIRKWSEVKLHQGVFQSHIDLANFIPLGEWTLKVVAPKGVQETKTFTVDEYVLPLHEISIGTSKRVSMRDETLELIIDAKYTFGKPIKGGAISLAFNGVHHSDEYEINGRSIVSIPMKDVVDVKGINHDVYWFEVDVNITESVSEQVYTAREAIQIHERPYKIWLKKSSEYLLDEQLVHFWITVTDPDGVPLTNPGLMNISVLTVPRYWHDNYHEYFERKPDDEGIIELRVKSTRSTDRIEVEVTYDGVQNKIEIHRKNDSDDNQPDFFKASLLVRKPLLNKQVAVLVQSSFRMNEIIFHVVSQGEIMAGGRVTVKRKRTANFGFLATFPMVPEASLVVFAINKGTLWTDVIRFKVYDLNNQVDIEISSNNTEPRSRIDLNMKSKPGSMVGLLAVDKSILQLHTGNGITQQFVYEQLGKERILGGINLQVSKAARQSIGKNFYDDGNLKLECIVPDTITGWSISAIAINAAHGLGVIKSPVSLAVLKSFFITVNLPYSIVKTETATVEVFVHNYLDHYQYVTVRVQNEYEDFQFVDENDAVKSNLEDSKMVTVANNSIQKVTFLLKPTQAGNPIITVLANSLTEPDAVQRNLRVTPGGLQYFGNTARYIEVDNSLLSYDPIHLAIPRAATNGSVSITLSVEGFLLGAALNNLDHIIRLPSGCGEQNLLHLVPSIIALEYMASTDILTDAVKAKAIDYLEKGYQNQLNYMLRDGSFSVFGERDRRGSVFLTALVAKVFTFAAKHITVDNNVILHAFNWLQWIQSTDGRFTESGRLFYKPLQSDLQDGTTLTAYVLIAFLEHKVYAKKYSDVVKKGTEYIASQTDVYESPYKLALVAYVLQLAKHPRSKEFLDMLLAVSQRNDDSSLRWWDNGSTSIETTAYALLTYMSNGSYVDAKPLMKWLVSQRYDKGGYDNTQNTFVGLQALAQYSRQMSVKKQNYDVIVSYDSGNHRLHMDSKSTINGGHKLAIPSHVRKIDVKVEGTGGGVLQIAYQYNKVAYDNMSRFTIEKTLKKSANGGIIRMHICASYHPKRLAEVTNMVLMEVLFPSGYVVANDIIQRLKVNEEVRKAETEDNDTRLILYFDPLQKDKSVCVDVEAFRKSIVFNQAPGWIKLYDYYDPTREAIEYFDPVVD; encoded by the exons atgtggTATTATGAGAAGATGGGTTCTTTACTGACTGCCACATTGAACCTCATAGTTCTGTTGTCCTCAACAGCGTATTCCAACGAAGCAGG CTACTATGTAATGTTGGTTCCTACCGTGATTTACGAACATTCTTCGGTATCGATAGGTATATCTACTGTGGGATATGAGAAAGATGagcaattccaggtgaaattgcaAAAGGCGGTATACGATGGTTACGTTCACGATGTTGAAACTGCAGAAATCAGTCAAAGCAGTGCTACGAACCAAGTTCAAATGACA GTTCCAGCACTTGAAAATATACCTTACCAGTTTACAATACACGGTCCTGGAAAAACCGTTGAGCGCATTGAAGTGGATATCTCGAAGCATCCAGTTATAATTCTTATTCAGACAGACAAACGTCTGTATAAACCAGGTGATACAGTCAAGTTTCGTGTATTAGTTGTTGATCATTTAACGCGACCAATTAAGAATTTCGAAAAACTCGACGTCCTACTGAAGAATAGCAACAACAATCTTATAAGAAAATGGTCCGAGGTAAAACTTCATCAGGGAGTGTTTCAATCGCATATAGATTTGGCCAACTTCATACCTCTCGGCGAGTGGACTCTCAAAGTTGTGGCGCCAAAAGGTGTACAAGAGACGAAAACTTTCACCGTTGATGAATATGTACTTCCACTGCACGAAATAAGCATTGGCACCTCAAAAAGAGTTTCAATGCGGGACGAAACGCTGGAACTGATTATTGATGCAAAATACACTTTCGGTAAACCGATCAAGGGT ggTGCCATATCTCTAGCTTTCAATGGAGTTCATCATTCTGACGAATATGAAATTAACGGGCGGTCAATAGTCAGTATTCCCATGAAGGATGTAGTAGACGTGAAAGGCATAAACCACGACGTTTACTGGTTTGAGGTTGACGTTAATATAACAGAATCAGTATCCGAACAAGTTTACACAGCAAGGGAAGCTATACAGATTCACGAAAGACCTTACAAAATATGGCTGAAAAAATCTTCTGAATATCTCCTGGATGAACAATTGGTTCATTTTTGGATTACGGTCACCGACCCAGATGGAGTGCCACTTACAAACCCAGGGCTTATGAATATATCCGTTCTTACGGTACCACGATATTGGCATGACAATTACCATGAATATTTTGAAAGGAAGCCGGATGATGAAGGCATTATAGAGTTACGAGTAAAGTCCACTCGCTCAACCGATCGGATCGAGGTAGAAGTTACATACGATGGAGTACAGAATAAAATCGAAATCCATCGCAAAAATGATTCCGACGATAATCAGCCAGATTTTTTCAAGGCTTCTTTGCTAGTTCGCAAACCTCTTTTGAATAAACAGGTTGCAGTTTTGGTGCAAAGCTCGTTTCGAATGAATGAAATCATTTTTCACGTGGTATCACAAGGAGAAATCATGGCCGGCGGTAGAGTTACCGTCAAACGTAAAAGAACTGCCAATTTCggttttttggcaacatttcccaTGGTACCGGAGGCCAGCCTGGTCGTATTTGCCATTAACAAAGGTACACTTTGGACAGATGTTATTAGATTCAAGGTGTACGATCTGAACAATCAG GTTGACATAGAAATTTCCAGCAACAATACAGAACCGCGATCTCGGATCGATTTAAATATGAAATCAAAGCCAGGTTCAATGGTAGGGTTACTGGCAGTCGACAAGAGCATACTTCAACTGCACACTGGAAATGGCATCACTCAGCAGTTTGTATACGAACAACTCGGTAAAGAAAGGATTCTTGGAGGCATTAATTTACAGGTAAGCAAAGCTGCACGTCAATCCATCGGAAAAAATTTTTA TGATGATGGGAATTTGAAACTGGAATGCATCGTACCGGATACTATAACCGGATGGTCAATCAGCGCCATTGCAATCAACGCGGCCCATGGATTGGGAGTGATAAAAAGTCCAGTGTCCTTAGCCGTACTGAAATCCTTCTTCATTACGGTAAACCTGCCGTATTCGATCGTGAAAACGGAAACCGCCACCGTAGAAGTTTTTGTACACAATTATTTAGACCACTATCAGTATGTGACGGTTCGAGTGCAGAACGAATATGAAGATTTCCAGTTTGTCGATGAAAATGATGCAGTTAAAT cGAACCTGGAAGATTCCAAAATGGTTACGGTAGCAAATAACAGCATtcaaaaagtgacatttttattgaaaccAACGCAAGCTGGGAACCCTATCATTACAGTGCTTGCAAACAGTTTGACCGAGCCAGATGCCGTACAACGAAACCTGCGCGTTACACCAGGTGGTTTGCAGTACTTTGGCAATACAGCAAGATACATCGAGGTAGACAACTCATTATTGTCGTATGATCCCATCCATCTAGCAATACCAAGAGCTGCTACGAACGGATCGGTTTCAATTACATTATCAGTTGAAGGATTTCTGCTGGGAGCAGCCCTAAACAACCTTGACCATATCATTCGATTGCCATCGGGCTGTGGCGAACAAAACCTACTTCATTTGGTACCAAGTATAATTGCTCTGGAGTACATGGCCAGCACTGATATATTAACGGATGCTGTCAAAGCCAAAGCCATTGATTATCTTGAGAAGGGGTACCAGAACCAATTGAACTACATGTTACGAGATGGATCATTCAGCGTATTTGGTGAAAGGGACAGACGCGGAAGTGTGTTTTTAACAGCATTGGTTGCGAAAGTCTTTACTTTTGCTGCTAAACATATCACGGTCGATAACAATGTTATTCTGCATGCATTCAATTGGTTGCAGTGGATACAATCAACAGATGGACGCTTCACAGAGTCTGGACGGCTATTCTATAAACCATTACAAAGTGATTTGCAAGATGGCACAACCTTGACGGCGTATGTTCTTATCGCCTTCCTGGAACACAAAGTATATGCTAAGAAATACTCGGATGTTGTCAAGAAAGGTACGGAGTATATTGCTAGTCAAACAGATGTGTATGAAAGCCCATATAAACTCGCCTTGGTAGCATACGTACTCCAACTTGCAAAGCATCCACGGAGCAAAGAGTTCTTGGATATGCTTTTGGCAGTGTCGCAGCGTAACGATGATTCATCGTTGCGATGGTGGGACAATGGATCCACCAGTATCGAGACTACAGCTTACGCACTGCTGACCTACATGAGTAACGGATCATATGTAGATGCGAAGCCCCTCATGAAGTGGCTCGTGTCTCAAAGATACGACAAAGGAGGATACGACAATACTCAAAACACGTTTGTCGGTCTTCAAGCACTGGCTCAATATTCACGCCAAATGTCTGTGAAGAAACAAAACTACGATGTCATCGTGTCTTATGATAGCGGGAATCATCGGTTGCACATGGATTCTAAGTCTACGATAAATGGTGGCCACAAGCTTGCAATACCTTCGCATGTACGGAAAATTGATGTAAAGGTTGAAGGCACCGGCGGAGGAGTGCTTCAAATAGCGTACCAATATAACAAAGTGGCATATGATAATATGTCACGCTTCacgattgaaaaaactttgaaaaaatctgctAACGGAGGAATAATTCGAATGCATATTTGCGCCAGTTATCATCCGAAAAGACTTGCCGAAGTAACTAATATGGTATTGATGGAAGTGTTATTTCCCAGTGGGTACGTTGTAGCAAATGATATAATACAACGTCTTAAGGTAAACGAGGAAGTTCGA AAAGCAGAAACGGAAGACAATGACACCCGGTTGATCTTGTACTTCGACCCACTGCAGAAAGACAAAAGCGTATGTGTCGATGTGGAAGCTTTTCGGAAATCAATTGTTTTTAATCAAGCTCCTGGCTGGATCAAACTTTACGACTATTATGACCCCA CCCGGGAAGCCATTGAGTATTTCGACCCCGTCGTTGACTAG